In Anaerolineales bacterium, the following proteins share a genomic window:
- a CDS encoding glycosyltransferase family 2 protein: MNLSVIIPVFNEVENIREVVKRVQATKLAKEIIVVDDASTDGTKDVLVKLHGKGKVRVLTHETNQGKGRAVVTGLKSAKGNILLIQDADLEYDPRDYPTLLQPIKEGLADVVYGSRFLGAPHRVAMFWHQVANQLLTLMTNILYDSILTDMETGYKVFRREVIKDMKIRSKRFNFEPEFTAKILKRRYRIYEVPISFNPRDYSEGKKIGMKDAFEAVWALIRYRIAD; the protein is encoded by the coding sequence ATGAATCTTTCTGTGATCATACCTGTATTCAACGAGGTCGAGAATATCCGCGAGGTGGTAAAACGGGTACAGGCAACCAAACTGGCAAAAGAAATCATTGTCGTTGACGATGCTTCAACAGATGGGACAAAAGATGTGCTGGTCAAATTGCACGGCAAGGGAAAAGTCCGCGTGCTAACGCACGAAACAAACCAAGGCAAAGGCAGGGCGGTTGTCACAGGGTTGAAATCCGCGAAAGGAAATATCCTGCTGATTCAAGATGCGGACCTTGAATATGATCCGCGTGATTACCCAACTTTGCTTCAACCGATCAAAGAAGGGCTTGCCGATGTGGTCTATGGCTCCCGTTTCTTGGGCGCGCCCCACAGAGTCGCCATGTTCTGGCATCAAGTGGCGAACCAATTGCTGACTTTGATGACCAACATATTATATGATTCGATCCTGACAGACATGGAAACCGGCTACAAGGTCTTCCGGCGAGAAGTCATCAAAGACATGAAAATCCGTTCCAAACGGTTCAACTTCGAGCCGGAATTCACCGCCAAGATATTAAAACGCAGATACCGCATCTATGAGGTGCCAATCTCTTTCAACCCTCGCGATTATTCGGAGGGGAAGAAGATCGGCATGAAAGACGCCTTCGAGGCAGTCTGGGCGTTGATCCGTTACCGGATCGCGGATTGA
- a CDS encoding ATP-binding protein — translation MTNPLGKSALGTGLFSPPPINSVEDTGLPALWLQDLTLKILYSLGYLSGFKVAEMIALPFAGVTDNILESLKREKLIEVKSSQGGLGEGAYTYGITQAGVARAREALERSQYAGPAPVPFEVYNEAIRRQRGGRVTVTARTMRQVLSQLVISEKTFQKLGPALNSGTSIFMYGPPGNGKTSVARAFGNLALSQTMHIPHALYLDGQVIKVYDQVSHRLVPEGEGVSPSGSGSTTGNLRTSQRRDPRWVKIRRPFVVVGGELTLEGLDLVYDDTHKFYEAPFQVKANGGILLIDDFGRQQVRPRDLLNRWIVPLENRVDFLTLHTGLKIEVPFDVLIVFSTNLPPKDLVDEAFLRRLRHKIEIGDPTYEEYREIFKRVAADKRVEYSDQGLAYLLQDWYIKRNRKLRASHPRDLCDQIIDISSYLGTPPVMSRDLLDRAASAYFVDL, via the coding sequence ATGACGAACCCTCTTGGAAAATCCGCGCTGGGAACCGGTTTGTTCTCGCCGCCGCCGATCAACTCCGTGGAAGATACGGGACTCCCTGCCCTGTGGCTGCAGGATCTGACCTTGAAGATCCTGTATTCGTTGGGTTACTTGAGCGGCTTCAAAGTCGCTGAGATGATCGCGTTGCCCTTCGCGGGCGTAACCGATAATATTCTCGAATCGTTGAAGCGCGAAAAATTGATCGAGGTCAAATCGTCGCAGGGCGGGCTGGGCGAAGGCGCGTACACCTATGGGATCACCCAAGCCGGTGTTGCGCGGGCGCGCGAGGCGTTGGAGCGAAGTCAATACGCGGGACCTGCGCCGGTGCCTTTTGAAGTCTACAACGAAGCCATCCGCCGCCAGCGAGGCGGGCGCGTCACCGTCACCGCGCGTACCATGCGTCAGGTTCTTTCGCAGTTGGTCATCTCGGAAAAGACCTTTCAGAAATTAGGACCTGCCCTCAATTCCGGCACTTCAATTTTTATGTATGGACCTCCCGGCAACGGCAAAACCAGCGTTGCCCGCGCCTTCGGTAACCTTGCCTTGAGCCAGACCATGCACATTCCCCATGCGTTGTATTTAGATGGGCAGGTCATCAAAGTCTATGACCAAGTGAGTCATCGCCTCGTGCCGGAAGGGGAGGGTGTTTCTCCATCGGGTTCGGGAAGTACAACGGGCAACCTGCGCACGAGCCAGCGACGCGATCCGCGCTGGGTGAAGATCCGCCGTCCCTTTGTGGTCGTCGGCGGCGAATTGACCCTCGAAGGCTTAGATTTGGTGTATGACGATACTCACAAATTTTATGAAGCGCCGTTCCAAGTGAAAGCCAATGGCGGCATTCTTCTGATTGACGACTTTGGGCGGCAACAGGTTCGTCCGCGCGACTTGCTCAACCGTTGGATCGTCCCGCTCGAAAACCGGGTGGATTTCCTCACGCTTCATACCGGCTTGAAGATCGAAGTGCCGTTCGATGTATTGATCGTGTTCTCCACCAACTTACCCCCGAAAGACCTCGTGGACGAAGCTTTTCTTCGCCGCTTGCGGCACAAGATCGAAATTGGCGATCCTACTTATGAGGAGTATCGCGAGATTTTCAAACGCGTCGCGGCGGATAAGCGGGTGGAATACAGCGATCAGGGGCTGGCGTACTTGCTTCAAGATTGGTACATCAAGCGCAATCGCAAATTACGCGCTTCTCATCCTCGCGACCTGTGCGATCAGATCATTGATATTTCCAGTTATCTTGGCACGCCGCCGGTCATGTCGCGCGATCTCTTGGACCGCGCCGCCAGCGCCTATTTTGTAGACCTGTAA
- a CDS encoding glycerophosphodiester phosphodiesterase family protein, which translates to MLESFSQPMIFAHRGASAYAPENTLASFALAIEQGADAIELDAKISADGHAIVIHDLTTNRTTGEHGNVQDMTLAQLRSLDAGSFFSPKFRGEKIPLLEEVFESFGRRTFINVELSNHDTPDDDLVETVCMLVKRFNLHKRVLFSSFHPRSLAKARALLPEIPRGLLANDGFRAMIIRSFVFYFGEFQALHPYLWTTSPQQIRRVHRMKRRVHVYTVNEEPTLRKVFRWGVDGVFTDDPPLALRVRGETK; encoded by the coding sequence ATGCTGGAATCTTTCTCCCAACCCATGATCTTTGCTCATCGCGGCGCATCCGCCTACGCGCCGGAGAATACGCTTGCCTCGTTTGCGCTTGCCATCGAGCAAGGAGCGGACGCTATCGAACTGGATGCCAAAATTTCCGCCGATGGGCATGCTATCGTCATTCACGATCTGACTACCAATCGCACAACCGGCGAACATGGCAATGTTCAGGATATGACGCTCGCCCAACTCCGCTCGCTGGACGCGGGGAGTTTCTTCTCGCCGAAATTTCGCGGCGAGAAAATCCCCTTACTCGAAGAAGTCTTTGAATCGTTCGGCAGGCGCACATTCATCAATGTAGAGTTGTCGAATCACGACACGCCGGACGACGATCTAGTCGAAACAGTTTGCATGTTGGTCAAGAGGTTCAATTTGCACAAGCGGGTTCTGTTTTCATCGTTCCACCCGCGCAGTTTGGCGAAAGCCCGAGCGTTGCTTCCTGAAATTCCTCGCGGTTTGCTCGCGAACGATGGGTTTCGCGCCATGATTATCCGCTCGTTTGTCTTTTATTTTGGGGAGTTTCAAGCCCTGCATCCTTATCTGTGGACAACTTCGCCGCAACAGATTCGACGAGTGCATCGGATGAAGAGGCGTGTGCATGTATACACCGTGAACGAAGAGCCGACCTTGCGCAAGGTTTTTCGATGGGGCGTGGACGGCGTCTTCACCGACGACCCTCCTTTGGCGCTGCGCGTGCGCGGGGAAACAAAATGA
- a CDS encoding glycoside hydrolase family 3 N-terminal domain-containing protein — translation MNVLIGRPQARQQQGRTKRNPILGRIVHWLILLTFAASLFGPPPAARAQTQSPPETVQEILAAMTPEERVGQLFLVTFRGTNTNPESPIYDLIVNRHVGGVMLLAKNDNFVDTPETVAAARKLIVDLQTLEWGSVDSDQSQNTNTVVPLFIGVAQNGDGAPQDQILSGLTPLPSEMAIGAAWSANLAEQVGNVAGSELSALGFNLFIGPSLDVVESPNPSASSDLGTRIFGGDPFWVGEIGRAFIAGLHNGSSQRMLVIAKHFPGRGSSDRLPEEEVATVRKSLEQLKQVELAPFFAVTNSANPAGLTDGLLVSHIRYQGFQGNIRATTRPVSFDASALSAILALPEFATWRANGGLIVSDELGSEAVRDFYSQGGENFSPRSVARDAFQAGNDLLYLGNITADSDNGDSYAATLRILEFFAQEYRTDRAFAQHVDEAASRILAQKLRIYEEFTLSKVLPLDDSLTSLGSSGQVIFDVASKSATLISPDAQELSALLPSPPNLSDRLVFLTDVATYQQCSVCVSREVFAVDALQKIVDRLYGQQGSGQVFSSRLSSFPLHEVELMLNGESETNIESALEPATWVVISLADVSDGQLALLRRFFSERPNLVRNKNVILFSFTAPYYLDATDISKLTAYYSLYSRQPSFLEVAARLLFQQITLQGASPVSVPAAGYDLIVATSPNATQIIPLALEGTQPVTTPVVEGTPAEPTAIPSYQIGDSINVRAGPILDRNNRIVPDGTIARFTMTTRDESGGILQQFDAPTVAGVARASFVIDKPGNVEIHAVSEPALVSQVLQFDASDAGFAVTVVVPEVSATPAPVLPTPTPTPVNDLLSPEGYPRIGAWMLALIALVGGAVLVFWAANNWIAMRWALRFALCAFIGGLAAYNYLALGFPGAANWIASGAGAFGILTLTFSGEALGVFAAWAWMKWFSGQGSQAD, via the coding sequence ATGAACGTGTTGATCGGGCGTCCGCAGGCGAGGCAACAGCAAGGGAGGACGAAGCGAAATCCCATACTTGGACGAATCGTCCACTGGCTAATCCTGTTGACCTTTGCCGCGTCTTTGTTCGGACCTCCGCCTGCCGCGCGTGCGCAGACTCAATCTCCGCCTGAAACGGTGCAAGAAATACTCGCGGCGATGACGCCAGAAGAACGCGTGGGACAGTTATTTCTTGTTACCTTTCGCGGCACGAACACGAATCCCGAATCGCCCATCTATGATCTGATCGTAAATCGTCACGTGGGCGGCGTGATGTTGCTTGCCAAGAACGATAATTTTGTGGATACGCCAGAGACAGTCGCCGCGGCGCGCAAGTTGATCGTTGATCTTCAAACGCTCGAATGGGGAAGCGTCGATTCGGATCAGTCTCAGAACACCAACACGGTTGTGCCGCTGTTCATTGGCGTTGCGCAAAATGGCGACGGCGCGCCGCAAGATCAAATATTGAGCGGCTTGACGCCTTTGCCCTCCGAAATGGCTATTGGAGCCGCATGGAGCGCCAACCTTGCGGAACAAGTCGGCAACGTTGCGGGGAGCGAACTGTCGGCGCTTGGTTTCAATCTATTTATCGGACCGTCTCTCGATGTGGTTGAGTCGCCGAACCCCTCGGCGAGCAGTGATTTGGGCACGCGCATCTTTGGCGGCGATCCATTTTGGGTGGGCGAGATCGGACGCGCGTTCATCGCGGGCTTGCATAATGGAAGCAGTCAGCGCATGTTAGTGATTGCTAAACACTTCCCCGGCCGCGGCAGTTCAGACCGTTTGCCGGAAGAAGAGGTTGCCACCGTTCGCAAATCGCTGGAACAACTCAAGCAGGTTGAGTTAGCCCCGTTTTTTGCCGTGACGAATTCCGCAAACCCTGCCGGGCTTACCGACGGGTTGCTGGTTTCCCACATTCGCTATCAGGGTTTTCAAGGGAACATCCGCGCGACCACGCGTCCGGTCAGTTTCGACGCCAGCGCGCTTTCGGCGATCCTTGCTTTGCCGGAGTTTGCAACTTGGCGCGCAAACGGCGGGTTGATCGTCAGCGATGAACTGGGCAGTGAAGCGGTGCGCGATTTCTATTCACAGGGCGGCGAGAACTTTTCCCCTCGTTCGGTGGCGCGTGACGCTTTTCAGGCAGGGAACGATCTGTTGTATTTGGGCAACATCACTGCGGATAGCGACAACGGCGACTCCTACGCGGCCACATTGAGAATCCTTGAATTCTTTGCTCAGGAATATCGAACCGATCGCGCCTTTGCCCAGCACGTGGATGAAGCCGCGTCAAGAATTCTCGCGCAAAAACTTCGAATCTATGAAGAGTTTACTCTTTCGAAGGTGTTACCGCTGGACGACTCGCTGACTTCGCTGGGTTCGTCGGGGCAAGTGATCTTCGATGTGGCGAGCAAGTCCGCGACGCTCATCAGCCCCGACGCGCAAGAACTGAGCGCGCTGTTGCCTTCTCCGCCTAACCTGAGCGACCGTCTCGTCTTCCTTACGGATGTAGCGACATATCAGCAGTGCAGCGTGTGTGTATCGCGCGAGGTCTTTGCGGTAGATGCGCTTCAAAAAATTGTTGATCGCCTGTATGGTCAACAGGGAAGCGGACAGGTTTTCTCGAGTCGCTTAAGTTCCTTTCCGTTGCACGAAGTCGAGTTGATGTTGAATGGAGAAAGCGAAACGAACATCGAAAGCGCGCTCGAGCCTGCGACCTGGGTGGTTATCTCCCTCGCCGATGTGAGCGATGGGCAATTGGCTCTTCTGCGGCGGTTCTTTTCCGAACGCCCGAATTTGGTGCGTAATAAAAACGTGATCTTGTTTTCGTTCACCGCGCCCTACTACCTCGATGCGACGGATATTTCCAAGTTGACCGCGTATTATTCGCTTTACAGCCGGCAACCGTCCTTTTTGGAGGTTGCCGCGCGTTTGCTGTTTCAGCAAATAACATTGCAGGGCGCGTCGCCGGTCTCTGTTCCGGCGGCAGGCTACGATTTGATCGTCGCCACATCGCCTAACGCAACTCAGATCATTCCGCTCGCGCTCGAAGGGACACAGCCTGTGACCACTCCGGTTGTTGAAGGAACACCTGCCGAACCGACAGCCATTCCCTCGTATCAAATTGGGGATTCGATCAACGTGCGCGCGGGTCCTATCTTGGATCGGAACAACCGCATCGTGCCGGACGGGACGATTGCTCGCTTCACCATGACGACGCGCGACGAAAGCGGAGGCATCCTCCAGCAATTCGACGCGCCGACTGTCGCCGGCGTGGCGCGCGCTTCCTTTGTCATAGACAAGCCGGGCAATGTGGAAATCCACGCGGTCAGCGAACCGGCGTTGGTCTCACAAGTGTTGCAATTCGACGCGTCGGATGCCGGGTTTGCTGTTACCGTGGTGGTGCCTGAGGTGAGCGCAACGCCCGCGCCGGTGTTACCGACGCCAACGCCAACGCCTGTCAACGATTTGTTATCCCCGGAAGGCTATCCTCGCATCGGCGCGTGGATGTTGGCTCTGATCGCTTTGGTGGGCGGCGCGGTGTTGGTCTTTTGGGCGGCGAACAATTGGATCGCGATGCGTTGGGCTTTGCGGTTCGCCTTATGCGCGTTCATCGGCGGACTTGCCGCCTACAACTATCTGGCGCTTGGATTCCCCGGCGCGGCAAATTGGATCGCCTCTGGGGCTGGCGCGTTCGGTATATTAACTTTGACCTTCAGTGGGGAAGCGCTCGGCGTTTTTGCCGCGTGGGCTTGGATGAAATGGTTTAGCGGGCAAGGGTCGCAAGCAGACTGA
- a CDS encoding serine/threonine-protein kinase, whose product MLPPLKSGEVLRSRYRIREQIGQGGMGSIYLADDTRLKGRECALKEVEYDRALPEKIREEAREQFLREATVLARLDHPNLPKVSDFFSNGPRDYLVMDYVPGSDLRHMMMEAKRKHTFLPEKEVLAWAEQIASALTHLHSQQPPIVHRDIKPSNLKLMPHGLIKLVDFGLVKILAPEEVTITIIQGQGTALYTPLEQYGGSDVHTDIRSDIYAFGATLYHLLTNESPADARKRFLSPESLIPIREINPAVSTRTEKAVLWAMSLHPDERPQTINDFRKALLGYTESPTIPFAARRRRPQSVLDYFTSPTETTLAWSAAVMLLVSLLATLAR is encoded by the coding sequence TTGCTCCCACCCCTCAAGAGCGGGGAGGTCTTGCGCAGTCGCTACCGGATCCGTGAACAGATCGGACAGGGCGGCATGGGCTCGATCTATCTCGCCGACGATACACGCCTAAAAGGGCGCGAATGCGCGTTGAAAGAGGTCGAATATGACCGCGCGCTCCCGGAAAAAATTCGCGAGGAAGCCCGCGAGCAATTTTTGCGCGAGGCGACGGTGCTTGCGCGTCTCGATCACCCCAACCTGCCGAAAGTGTCCGATTTTTTCTCGAACGGTCCGCGCGATTATCTCGTGATGGATTACGTGCCCGGCAGCGACCTGCGGCACATGATGATGGAGGCGAAACGCAAACACACGTTCCTCCCGGAAAAGGAAGTCCTTGCGTGGGCGGAGCAGATCGCAAGCGCGCTGACCCACTTACACAGCCAGCAACCGCCTATCGTTCACCGCGACATCAAGCCGAGCAATTTAAAACTCATGCCGCATGGTTTGATCAAGTTGGTGGATTTCGGTCTCGTGAAAATCCTCGCGCCGGAAGAGGTGACGATCACGATCATTCAAGGACAAGGCACCGCGCTGTATACGCCTCTCGAACAATACGGCGGCAGCGACGTGCACACGGATATCCGTTCGGATATTTACGCGTTCGGCGCAACGCTTTATCACCTCTTGACGAACGAATCGCCCGCGGACGCGCGTAAACGCTTCCTTTCGCCTGAAAGCCTGATTCCCATTCGGGAAATTAATCCCGCCGTTTCAACGCGTACAGAGAAAGCCGTGCTATGGGCAATGTCGTTGCATCCCGATGAGCGCCCGCAAACGATCAACGATTTTCGCAAAGCCTTGCTTGGTTACACTGAATCTCCCACCATCCCATTTGCCGCGCGGCGACGGCGTCCCCAATCGGTTCTGGATTATTTCACCAGCCCAACAGAAACAACGCTCGCATGGAGCGCGGCAGTGATGTTGCTCGTCAGTCTGCTTGCGACCCTTGCCCGCTAA
- a CDS encoding FHA domain-containing protein: MTKSNQEYPLLIAEEGPLKGQRWQLSETIVLGRESTCNVVVSDRQISRFHARLTPTLEGIMLEDLGSKNGTYHNGVMLTAPVVLQDGDQIAVGVAQQFQFLTSDATMPLLDGGKPGRLMMDQKSRRVWVRQQELDPPLSAQQFKLLWLLYDRQGQVVSRPDLVAIVWGDDQSVGVSDQALDALIRRLRDRLAALDPSHQFIDTVRGHGIRLDNPPV; this comes from the coding sequence ATGACCAAATCCAATCAAGAGTATCCGTTGTTGATCGCCGAAGAGGGACCGCTAAAAGGTCAACGCTGGCAGTTGAGCGAGACGATCGTGCTGGGACGCGAATCCACGTGCAATGTTGTAGTGAGCGATCGGCAAATTTCGCGTTTTCACGCGCGCCTTACGCCTACGCTGGAAGGAATCATGCTCGAAGACTTGGGGAGTAAGAACGGCACCTATCATAACGGCGTCATGCTCACCGCGCCTGTCGTCTTGCAGGATGGCGATCAAATTGCTGTTGGCGTCGCGCAACAATTCCAATTCCTCACCTCCGATGCCACGATGCCGCTGCTCGATGGCGGCAAACCCGGTAGATTGATGATGGATCAGAAATCTCGCCGCGTGTGGGTGCGTCAGCAGGAACTCGACCCGCCGCTTTCCGCTCAGCAATTTAAATTATTGTGGCTGTTGTATGACCGTCAGGGACAAGTGGTCAGCCGTCCCGACTTGGTCGCGATCGTATGGGGCGACGATCAATCTGTCGGGGTGTCTGATCAGGCATTGGACGCGCTGATCCGCCGCCTGCGCGACCGCCTCGCCGCGCTCGACCCCTCGCATCAATTCATTGACACGGTGCGCGGTCACGGCATTCGACTGGATAACCCGCCTGTGTAA
- a CDS encoding GlsB/YeaQ/YmgE family stress response membrane protein — translation MITFFAWLIFGALAGWLASILTGKNRRMGAVANIVVGILGAFIGAGIMNTLGMSVPVGFSVLGFLVAVGGAVVLISAMGLIRK, via the coding sequence ATGATCACTTTCTTTGCATGGTTAATTTTCGGCGCGTTGGCGGGCTGGCTTGCCAGCATTCTCACCGGCAAGAACCGCAGGATGGGCGCGGTGGCAAATATCGTGGTTGGCATTCTCGGCGCGTTCATCGGCGCGGGAATCATGAACACGCTGGGGATGTCGGTGCCGGTTGGTTTTAGCGTGCTTGGTTTTTTGGTAGCGGTGGGAGGCGCGGTGGTATTGATTTCGGCGATGGGACTAATTCGAAAATAG
- a CDS encoding pyridoxal-phosphate dependent enzyme: MTPTLQDILQAAERIKSYAHRTPVLTNESLNQHVGAQVFLKCENFQKVGAFKFRGACNVVFSLTDEEAARGVATHSSGNHAQALALAARLRGVPAYIVMPKNAPQVKKDAVAGYNGQITYCEPTLQAREAALRQVVESTGAAFVHPYDNERVIAGQGTAALELLADVPDLDAIIAPVGGGGLISGTAIAATETKKGIRVIAGEPEMADDAFRSMQAGKVLPSDHPQTIADGLLTSLSERTFSIIQSRVEQIVTVSEQGIVDAMKFVWERAKIVIEPSAAVAIGVLWEKKVDLAGLKVGVILSGGNVDLGKLKW; encoded by the coding sequence ATGACACCCACGCTCCAAGACATCCTCCAAGCCGCCGAACGGATCAAGTCGTACGCGCATCGAACTCCCGTGTTGACGAATGAAAGTTTGAATCAACATGTCGGCGCGCAGGTATTTTTGAAATGCGAGAATTTTCAGAAGGTTGGCGCGTTCAAATTTCGCGGGGCGTGCAACGTAGTCTTTTCATTGACCGATGAAGAAGCCGCGCGCGGGGTCGCAACTCATTCATCAGGGAATCACGCGCAGGCGTTGGCATTGGCGGCGCGTCTGCGCGGCGTGCCGGCGTATATCGTCATGCCGAAGAACGCGCCGCAGGTGAAGAAGGACGCGGTCGCCGGGTATAACGGTCAAATTACCTACTGCGAACCAACTTTACAGGCGCGCGAAGCGGCTCTTCGTCAAGTGGTGGAATCTACCGGCGCGGCGTTCGTCCATCCGTACGACAACGAGCGCGTCATTGCCGGACAGGGAACTGCCGCGCTTGAACTTTTGGCGGACGTCCCCGATTTGGACGCGATCATCGCGCCGGTCGGCGGCGGCGGGCTGATCAGCGGGACAGCGATCGCCGCGACCGAAACAAAAAAGGGTATCCGCGTGATCGCAGGCGAACCTGAAATGGCGGATGACGCGTTTCGTTCGATGCAAGCGGGAAAGGTTTTGCCGTCGGATCACCCGCAGACAATTGCAGATGGTCTGCTCACGTCGCTCAGCGAGCGAACATTTTCGATCATTCAATCGCGTGTGGAGCAAATCGTAACGGTGAGCGAGCAGGGAATTGTGGACGCAATGAAATTTGTGTGGGAGCGCGCGAAGATCGTGATCGAGCCGTCCGCCGCGGTGGCGATCGGCGTGTTGTGGGAAAAGAAAGTTGATCTCGCGGGGTTGAAGGTTGGCGTGATTCTCAGCGGCGGGAATGTGGATTTGGGAAAGTTGAAATGGTAG
- a CDS encoding aspartate aminotransferase family protein has translation MTSWLEKDKKQLHPVYHPKSHANALVIERGEGVWLYTADGQKILDGMAGLWNVNAGYGREELAQAAYDQMRNLAFTSNFAGMTNLPSIQLADKLAGFAYEGLNTTFFTSGGSESNDSAFKTARYYWKRKGKPTKYKVIARKGSYHGVTLATTFATGLEKYQTMFGPAMDGFVHIPAPNPYRFEGDLESGETVGQAAARALEEAILREGADTVAAFIAEPVMGVGGVIVPPDDYFPLVREICTKHEVLFIADEVITGFGRTGEWFALKHWNVKPDILSFAKAITSGYAQLGGIQLSDEIRETMESAAESEAWMHGYTYSGHAMACAVGLKNIELMEKENYPARAKELGKRLMEGLKSLAEFGFVGNVRGLGLVCGVEIVSDKNAKTADPALAMKIFKAAQERGLRTRPVGNTLAFAPPLAINEEEIDEIVKRLGAAMDSVA, from the coding sequence ATGACCAGCTGGCTCGAAAAAGATAAAAAGCAATTGCATCCTGTGTATCATCCCAAATCGCACGCAAACGCGCTCGTCATCGAACGCGGTGAGGGCGTGTGGCTCTACACCGCCGACGGACAAAAGATCCTCGACGGTATGGCGGGACTGTGGAACGTCAACGCGGGCTATGGGCGTGAAGAACTCGCCCAAGCCGCCTACGATCAGATGAGGAATTTGGCGTTCACATCTAATTTTGCAGGCATGACAAATCTTCCATCCATTCAACTTGCCGACAAATTGGCAGGTTTTGCCTACGAAGGCTTGAACACGACCTTCTTCACCTCCGGCGGCTCAGAATCGAACGACTCGGCATTCAAAACCGCGCGCTATTACTGGAAGCGCAAAGGCAAGCCGACAAAATACAAAGTTATCGCGCGGAAAGGTTCGTATCATGGCGTGACCCTTGCCACAACATTCGCCACAGGGCTTGAAAAATATCAAACGATGTTCGGTCCCGCAATGGACGGATTCGTTCACATCCCCGCGCCGAATCCGTATCGCTTTGAAGGCGACTTGGAGTCAGGCGAGACCGTTGGTCAAGCGGCGGCGCGCGCGTTGGAAGAAGCGATCCTGCGCGAAGGCGCGGACACCGTCGCGGCGTTCATCGCTGAGCCGGTGATGGGTGTCGGCGGCGTGATCGTCCCGCCTGACGATTATTTCCCGCTTGTGCGCGAGATTTGTACCAAACACGAAGTGCTGTTCATCGCCGATGAAGTCATCACCGGCTTCGGTCGAACGGGGGAGTGGTTCGCGCTCAAGCATTGGAACGTAAAGCCGGATATCCTCTCGTTCGCCAAAGCCATCACAAGCGGATACGCCCAACTCGGCGGCATCCAACTTTCCGACGAAATCCGCGAGACGATGGAGTCTGCGGCGGAGTCGGAGGCATGGATGCACGGCTACACTTATTCGGGTCATGCCATGGCGTGCGCGGTCGGGTTGAAAAATATCGAATTGATGGAAAAAGAAAATTACCCCGCGCGCGCCAAAGAACTCGGCAAGCGCTTGATGGAAGGGTTGAAATCCCTTGCAGAATTTGGCTTCGTCGGCAATGTGCGCGGTCTGGGTCTTGTCTGTGGCGTCGAAATCGTCTCGGACAAAAACGCAAAAACTGCCGATCCCGCGCTGGCGATGAAGATATTCAAAGCCGCTCAAGAACGCGGGCTGAGAACTCGCCCGGTTGGAAATACGCTGGCGTTCGCGCCTCCGCTTGCCATCAATGAAGAAGAAATTGACGAGATCGTCAAGCGTCTCGGCGCGGCGATGGATTCGGTCGCATAG
- a CDS encoding response regulator yields the protein MTDALIVDDNRQTADALHQMLEVLGVKARVAYGSSAAIAVLGSGFTPSLICLDINMPGVDGIEILLYLRREPRLVRIPVIVITSDDQPETRRKVMSGGATDLIIKPATIDSLETALKKAKLL from the coding sequence ATGACCGATGCCCTGATCGTGGACGATAACCGGCAAACTGCCGACGCCTTGCACCAAATGTTGGAGGTGTTAGGCGTGAAAGCGCGCGTGGCGTACGGTTCCAGCGCGGCGATCGCGGTGCTGGGGAGCGGGTTTACGCCGAGCCTGATCTGTCTCGATATCAATATGCCCGGCGTGGACGGGATCGAGATCTTGTTGTATCTTCGGCGAGAACCGCGCTTAGTGCGTATTCCCGTTATCGTCATCACCTCCGACGACCAGCCGGAGACGCGGCGCAAAGTGATGAGCGGCGGAGCCACCGATTTGATAATTAAACCCGCTACAATTGATTCGTTGGAAACCGCGTTGAAGAAAGCCAAATTGTTGTAA